The Frondihabitans australicus genome includes a region encoding these proteins:
- a CDS encoding nucleotide pyrophosphohydrolase — protein sequence MTTQGLGDELRTFTAERDWDQFHSPANLAKSISIEAGELLECFQWTDDADIERVKSELADVLTYCLLLADKMGFDPEAIVREKLEITRQKYPVDKARGRSTKYDRL from the coding sequence GTGACAACTCAAGGCCTCGGAGACGAACTGCGAACATTCACCGCCGAACGCGACTGGGACCAGTTCCACTCCCCCGCGAACCTCGCAAAGAGCATCTCCATCGAGGCAGGCGAACTCCTGGAGTGCTTCCAGTGGACCGACGATGCCGACATCGAGCGAGTCAAGAGCGAACTTGCCGACGTACTGACGTACTGCCTTCTCCTCGCCGACAAGATGGGGTTCGACCCTGAGGCCATCGTCCGCGAGAAGCTCGAGATCACTCGCCAGAAGTACCCGGTCGACAAGGCGCGAGGCCGAAGCACGAAGTATGACCGGCTTTAG
- a CDS encoding DNA cytosine methyltransferase, which translates to MPIFDLVDLFAGCGGMTQGFVETGRYLPVAAVEIDRMAAKTYAANFGDHVFSGDIRDWLRGELPASADVVIGGPPCQGFSALGKQNPLDPRNVLWREYVHALERMQPKAFIIENVPQFLRSPQFEDLKKEVRPDGGLANFEIEPFVLNAAEYGVPQTRRRVFVIGRQRGLPPLGPPPTSIRRATVEDAFEGLARRVVDTELPPDRALRRGPYLTTELHLTRNPTDTSIRRYRAIPPGGNRNDLPDELSTPGWRKHKSGSGDVMGRLWFDRPSVTIRTEFFKPEKGRYLHPTEHRPITHLEAARIQGFPDDFRWYGSKTQIAKQIGNAVPVSLASAIATHILPWLDSSVASPATELDLTQFAS; encoded by the coding sequence ATGCCGATCTTCGACCTCGTGGACCTCTTTGCCGGGTGTGGGGGGATGACCCAAGGTTTCGTCGAGACGGGCCGCTATTTGCCAGTTGCGGCCGTCGAGATCGATCGAATGGCGGCCAAGACCTATGCCGCAAACTTTGGCGATCATGTCTTCAGTGGCGACATCCGAGACTGGCTCCGGGGCGAACTCCCCGCGTCTGCCGATGTCGTCATCGGTGGGCCTCCATGCCAGGGTTTCTCAGCGCTCGGGAAGCAGAACCCACTCGACCCGAGAAACGTGCTCTGGCGCGAGTACGTGCATGCGCTCGAACGCATGCAGCCGAAGGCGTTCATCATCGAAAACGTGCCTCAGTTCCTTCGCTCACCGCAGTTCGAAGATTTGAAGAAGGAGGTGCGGCCTGATGGAGGCCTCGCAAATTTCGAGATCGAGCCCTTCGTCTTGAATGCTGCCGAGTACGGCGTCCCACAGACGCGACGACGAGTTTTTGTCATAGGCCGCCAGCGCGGACTTCCACCGTTGGGCCCGCCCCCCACTTCAATTCGTCGAGCAACTGTCGAGGACGCGTTCGAGGGCCTAGCAAGAAGGGTCGTCGATACGGAACTACCGCCGGACAGAGCGTTGAGACGTGGTCCGTATCTGACAACGGAATTGCACTTGACGCGCAATCCGACCGATACGTCGATCCGCCGTTACCGAGCCATTCCGCCCGGAGGGAATCGGAACGATTTGCCTGACGAACTATCTACGCCCGGCTGGCGAAAGCACAAGTCGGGTTCGGGTGACGTGATGGGTCGTCTGTGGTTCGACCGACCGTCGGTGACTATTCGCACTGAATTCTTTAAGCCGGAAAAAGGTCGATACCTTCACCCGACCGAACATCGACCGATCACCCACCTTGAGGCGGCCCGGATTCAAGGCTTCCCGGACGACTTTCGCTGGTACGGGAGCAAGACCCAAATCGCCAAACAGATCGGAAATGCGGTACCGGTGAGCCTCGCCAGTGCGATCGCGACGCACATCCTGCCGTGGCTTGATTCATCCGTCGCATCGCCCGCAACCGAACTCGATCTCACGCAGTTCGCCAGCTGA
- a CDS encoding very short patch repair endonuclease: MRPLPRDETVSARFAKQRRRDTEIEIDIRRRLHAHGFRFRLVVPVPDRPRRSIDIAFPRERVAVLVDGCFWHACPLHRTSPRTNHDWWEAKLATNSARDLDTRHSLETTGWAVIRVWEHENPDSATDAIEALVLVRRAGARIVSGSI, translated from the coding sequence ATGCGTCCTCTGCCGCGCGATGAGACCGTTAGCGCGCGTTTTGCCAAGCAACGGCGTCGCGATACGGAGATCGAGATCGACATCCGGCGACGACTGCACGCTCACGGATTCCGCTTCAGGCTGGTCGTTCCGGTTCCCGACCGGCCACGTAGGTCTATCGACATCGCGTTCCCTCGCGAGCGAGTCGCGGTCCTGGTCGATGGTTGTTTCTGGCACGCCTGTCCGCTGCACCGGACGTCGCCGCGAACGAATCACGATTGGTGGGAGGCGAAACTTGCCACCAACTCGGCGCGGGATCTTGACACTCGCCACTCGCTCGAAACAACGGGATGGGCGGTGATCCGAGTCTGGGAGCACGAGAACCCCGATTCTGCGACCGACGCGATCGAAGCACTCGTGCTGGTTCGGCGCGCCGGCGCGCGGATAGTCAGTGGCTCGATCTAA